Proteins from a single region of Thermodesulfovibrionales bacterium:
- a CDS encoding formate--tetrahydrofolate ligase, protein MPFDATKLADWQISEEAEKKMPTPEEWRDRLGLQKDEMLPMGRLAKVDFLKVINRLKNNPDGKYIEVTAITPTPLGEGKSTTSCGLMEGLGKRGVNVGGALRQPSGGPTMNVKGTAAGGGNSLLIPMTEFSLGLTGDINDIMNAHNLAMVALTARMQHERNYNDEQLERLTKMRRLDIDPTRVEMGWVMDFCAQSLRNMIIGMGGRQDG, encoded by the coding sequence ATGCCGTTTGATGCGACGAAACTAGCTGACTGGCAGATTTCCGAAGAAGCGGAAAAGAAGATGCCTACCCCTGAAGAATGGCGTGACCGACTGGGACTGCAGAAGGACGAAATGCTGCCGATGGGTCGCCTCGCCAAGGTCGACTTCCTCAAGGTCATCAACCGTCTCAAGAACAACCCCGACGGCAAGTATATCGAGGTGACGGCCATAACCCCTACCCCTCTCGGAGAAGGCAAGAGCACCACGTCATGCGGCTTGATGGAAGGTCTCGGCAAGCGCGGCGTGAACGTCGGCGGTGCGCTGCGCCAGCCCTCAGGCGGTCCGACGATGAACGTGAAGGGCACGGCAGCCGGCGGAGGGAACTCCCTCCTGATTCCGATGACCGAGTTCTCTCTGGGGCTCACCGGCGATATCAACGACATCATGAACGCCCATAACCTGGCGATGGTCGCGTTGACAGCGCGCATGCAGCATGAACGCAATTATAATGACGAGCAGCTGGAGCGGCTCACGAAGATGAGGAGACTCGACATCGACCCGACCCGCGTCGAGATGGGCTGGGTCATGGACTTCTGCGCCCAGAGCCTCAGAAACATGATAATCGGCATGGGAGGGCGGCAGGACGGCTA